In Nostocoides sp. HKS02, the DNA window GCACGGTCTCCGCCTACGTCCGTGACCACTTTCCCGAGGTGTGGCTGTCGGTCAGCGCCACCACCCGGGCTCCGCGGCCCGGCGAGCAGGAGGGCGTCCACTACCACTTCGTGGACGAGCCCGAGTTCGCCCGCATGGAGCGCGACGGCGAGCTCCTCGAGTCCGCCGTCGTGCACGGCCAGAACCACTACGGCACCCCCCGCCACCCGGTCGAGGCGGCCCTCGCGGCGCACCGGATGGCCCTGCTCGAGATCGACCTTCAGGGCGCGCGCCAGGTCCGCGCGTCGATGCCCGAGGCGCTGTTCGTCTTCCTGGCCCCCCCGAGCTGGGACGAGCTGGTCCGCCGTCTGGTCGGTCGGGGCACCGAGGACGAGGAGGAGCGCAACCGTCGCCTCGAGACCGCGAAGGTTGAGATGGCGGCCGAGGATGAGTTCGACGTGACGGTCGTCA includes these proteins:
- the gmk gene encoding guanylate kinase produces the protein MSQQPSEALDRPHRLVVLAGPTAVGKGTVSAYVRDHFPEVWLSVSATTRAPRPGEQEGVHYHFVDEPEFARMERDGELLESAVVHGQNHYGTPRHPVEAALAAHRMALLEIDLQGARQVRASMPEALFVFLAPPSWDELVRRLVGRGTEDEEERNRRLETAKVEMAAEDEFDVTVVNDDVRRAAQELVSLMRSH